The Synchiropus splendidus isolate RoL2022-P1 chromosome 1, RoL_Sspl_1.0, whole genome shotgun sequence genome includes a window with the following:
- the LOC128767108 gene encoding 5-hydroxytryptamine receptor 3A, with amino-acid sequence MTDDKRLAFACALLLYVADAAALNCSSPTPEALVDALQRTLFTKKLIRPVERFSDAVNVTVGITVVGILGVDEKEQTLKTFLWQLLEWNIAGLSWDSTQCGTERISVPREKLWIPDVQIAEFMEEDKSKKTPYVYLNHTGDVYDDKPLTVVSTCRLNIYTFPFDIQNCTLTFEPYLHFATDIRMVQGASAEHIVAESNDVIETHGEWQLLTVQVVPSTLVLDDGMYSSVKYHLIIKRSPLLYVVNLLIPSCFLSSLDLFSFLLPPQSVDRGAFKMTLILGYTVFLLLMNDLLPETGESTPLINVLFSVSLALMVASLLETVFITNIQFSSSQYSEVPEWLSTLVLRYMAVLVCIPPKKNINRYTVSIHAPSQGINNNLTTAKVLSTVSGEMLNVTPTQDVSLHELKKISTNLMAIRLQMDQHFQGTKTSKEWHMIGIIIDRLLFGIYIAFMTVTAITILAIWISSATYSP; translated from the exons ATGACGGACGACAAACGCCTCGCCTTCGCCTGTGCTCTGCTGCTTTACG TCGCAGATGCGGCGGCCTTGAACTGCTCCAGCCCGACCCCAGAAGCCCTGGTCGACGCCCTTCAGAGGACTTTGTTTACTAAAAAGCTGATACGCCCAGTAGAACGCTTCAGCGACGCTGTTAACGTGACTGTTGGCATCACGGTGGTGGGGATTTTAGGAGTG GATGAGAAAGAGCAAACGCTGAAGACTTTCTTATGGCAGTTGCTG GAGTGGAATATAGCTGGGTTAAGCTGGGACTCAACTCAGTGTGGAACAGAAAGGATCTCTGTTCCCCGAGAAAAACTCtggattccagacgttcaaatCGCGGAATT CATGGAAGAGGACAAGTCCAAAAAGACACCATATGTGTATTTAAACCACACTGGGGATGTGTACGATGATAAACCGCTGACAGTGGTCAGCACCTGTCGCTTAAATATATACACCTTCCCGTTCGATATCCAGAACTGCACCCTGACCTTTGAACCGTACCTGCACTTCG CCACCGATATCAGAATGGTTCAAGGTGCCTCGGCGGAACACATCGTGGCAGAGTCCAATGACGTGATCGAGACTCACGGGGAGTGGCAGCTGTTGACCGTCCAAGTGGTTCCATCCACTCTGGTGTTGGACGATGGAATGTACTCTTCTGTCAAATACCAT CTCATCATAAAGAGGAGCCCGTTGCTCTACGTGGTGAACTTGTTGATTCCCAGCTGCTTCCTCAGCTCGCTGGACCTCTTCAGCTTCTTGCTGCCTCCTCAAAGTGTGGACCGAGGCGCCTTCAAGATGACCCTGATTCTGGGTTAcaccgtcttcctcctcctcatgaacGACCTGCTGCCAGAAACTGGCGAGTCCACACCCCTAATAA ATGTTTTGTTCTCCGTCTCTTTGGCCTTGATGGTGGCCAGCCTGCTGGAGACTGTGTTCATCACTAACATCCAGTTCAGCTCCAGCCAGTACAGCGAGGTGCCTGAGTGGCTCAGCACTCTGGTGCTGCGATACATGGCCGTCCTGGTTTGTATTCCCCCCAAAAAGAACATCAACCGCTACACCGTGTCCATTCATGCGCCGTCTCAAG GGATCAACAACAACCTGACGACTGCCAAGGTTCTTTCCACCGTCAGTGGGGAGATGCTGAACGTGACGCCCACGCAGGACGTGTCGCTGCATGAGCTGAAGAAGATCAGCACGAACCTGATGGCCATCCGCCTCCAGATGGACCAGCACTTCCAGGGCACCAAAACCTCCAAGGAGTGGCACATGATCGGGATCATCATTGACCGGCTGCTTTTCGGCATTTACATCGCCTTCATGACGGTCACTGCTATTACCATCCTGGCCATCTGGATTTCAAGCGCAACTTACTCTCCCTGA